GTATAACATCGCATACATCACAATCCTAATTACACTATCATAAGGAACACATACCATAAGGAACACATACCATGTATTCTTATTGTGACTCTAATAGACTaatattgattatatatatgaatatacAATATTAGAGGAGTAACAACTAACTTGACACCACTTCTTACACCCTAAAAAGGATTTGggaaaatcataaataataatatatgtgaATATTGAAATTTACATAAAGGAACATTTACATAACATAATATTTGGTATACATTTATATTCCCAAATCAACTATACAAAACCCAACTAAACATGAATCCATATAATTGTACATATGtgtttacaaaagaaaaataatacaaagATCTTTTCAGAAAGATAACTACGTAACTCATAAGTGGAATGAAATTAAGTTGTTTGTATAATTCACTTTTGAgcattttaatatgaaatatataaaactatGTAATGTTAACTCAGTGAGCGATAAACTAACATAAAGTAAATGAGCTTTTATAAGTTGGTATTTCAAAAGTAATAAAAGAAATCATATCTCAAATATGTCTAAGTGATTAGATCTAAATCAATGAATAGTAAGGTGTGCTTCTCTCTAAAATTCTCTTGAACTTTTCTTCTTTTGTCCTATTAGCATAACATTGAGCTCAAACATTCTAAGAGGCATCCCTCTCATATTTGTCATAAATTCCTAATATTTATACCTGTTaggaaaaaatcaaatacataTGATTTTGATTAAGTACTAAAAACAACTAAGTGTAAAACATTTTCATGCGTCATTTGCAAGACGATAATTCAACAACAAATCATGTAAGACACAAGTGTTTCGTTTGAGAGTGATTGTTTGGTAAAGAATACTCAGTTATTAACCAGGAGTGGTTGCGTTCTAAAGAATACTCATTTTAACCTAAAGTGGTTGTGGTCCAAACAATACTCATTTTAGCTAAGAGTGATAATGGTCCGAATAATACTCAAGGGGTTAGTCAAAAGTGACACAAGTCCGAAGAATATTCAAAGGAGTTAGCTAGGAGTGCTTATGAgccaaaaaaaaatactcatttGTACTTTGCAACATTATTCTTCTTAGAGGAACTCAATTTGTTGATCAAGAACCGGACATAGTCTactttgacaaaaaaattagtataaaaaatatCGTGTGTATTTCTCTTTTCTCCTATCTATTTTACTTTGCATGTTATTATAGTTTGTACTAATCTAAGAGGGAgaatcactacaaaaaataaGTTTGAAAAAAACTTATAAGAAGTAAATTTGTTAAGATATAAATTTGCATCTATCACATTTCATTGTACAAAATAGAGGTTAAAAAGACGTTAACATATCGTTTGTCATATAAAACTATTGTCTGAGTAATCATCCTTAaacaatatttatgaaaaaaaaatcaaaagatattaaaacacaattcaacccatcattcttgtttttttttttttttatgttttctatAGTTTGTATTAGAGTTTAGCTCTAAAGGGTTGATTGTCTAACAACGTATAGAGGAAAAGATCCAACACGATGTGTATGGAACAATAGATGATAACTGAGGGAGAATCCATCACATaacattctaaggagaagactaATCGTACTAGAAGGATAGAATGTAAACATACATCAAGTTTACACAATATCGGCTATGGTATATCATGACCAAAGGAGATATGGAGATCAAGGCTCTAGAAGAAGACAAGACACAAGTTGAGTTCAATCCGATACAACTTAATGACAAAACTAGGTATACTTTAATTTGCACTCTATCAAAAGATGAATATAAGAAGCTCTATAGATTAAAGTCAACTAAGGAGATATGGGACTCCTTAAATATCAACTATGAAGAGAATATAAAGGATCACTCAAATCCTAACTCTAAAGTTAAACAAAGAGAAGACAAATCTATGGCTAATAGCTAGACAAAAAGGTCCATCTTaaatttttctttagttttatttaagtCTCTAATTCTTCACACTCATCGTCTGATGACAAAGATGAGGGATCTTTCCTAGGAGAAACTCATCAACAATTGTAAATCTATTTCTGAGCAATATTTAAAAGTAAtcctgatatgattccaataacaagatATAGATGTTTCATAGACATGTTATGGagtcaacttgagttggaatatgaataaacacttttctagaattggatcaatgttctttcattcaagaactcaccaaaacttaagccaccaaaccaaaactcatgtagaaacccatttcttgtcaaatgaaccgattaaaactacctagaaagcaaatgaaccaaacaaaagcatgaaagaaagctattgaaccgattaaaattgctAACAATTTAAATGAACCGGAAAAAACAAGAAATGGaacaattgaaccgaacaaaagtgcaagaaaagccTAATACATGTTCTAGAGTTTAtgtggacatggaaatggatgaataagatggaaaagaagggagaacttatgtggttgaagtccttggagaggaacacgccacttggaggatgcaaggctccaagatgagtggagatgccgccacttgaggctccaagattgctctcaagataagactaggtaGGAGAAGACAAAAGTCTCTCAagcactcaccaatttgggcgAATTTCGGTagtcaaaatatcaaatctgtatttagaaggactcaagccctccttttataggagaaagGCCGGTCATGAAGTACAAAAAGCTTACACAAGAAGCTATCCAAAAGTCCCTTGCACATCtcccacttctagcgcctataGTGAGGAATGAAGAGTCATCTACTAGAATGTTCTaaaactaatatctaaagatgctaaacataagaggtatctttaggtttccctcttagcaccttcctaaaaactatatatttaagcattttacattttatataaaagatactaaaaaaagagaaaacatttgaccACTACTAcataattctttaaatttgctccttgtaatcctttgaggtaaaaaggatgatgagctaataTCCTTTTGAGCATCTTCATCTTCGGcttctttctcttcttgagcttgatctccatcaaatcCTAATTTAACTAACTAAATATACtaatcataaaatatataaaaaaatgaaaaaaaatagttacgAACCTGCTGCAAGAGTGGTGGTGATTTGTCATACACTTTAGGATGACGAGGCAACACGGTGGTGTGACAATAAAACAACATAATGGTAATTGGTTCACTAGAGCAAGGAACTCACAACGATAACTAACCTAAGTTATAATATCATGGAGAAAGTGTTGCTCACAATGACTCAGAGAGAAGAGCTAGAAAGAAGATACATTGTTTGCGGTATGGAAGAAGAATAAAACTTGGAGACAACGAAAAATAACAGGAAGCATTGTGAAATGAACAATATAAAACacattttatatttgttaaaatGAACAACTAATGTGAAAATTCAAACTTAAACCGCTTATTACATTGGttaaaacaacaacaaattataaaatttattaacaaaatataatatcaatTTTTTCTCATCAATTGTTGCAATATATGCTTCGTATGCTTTCAATGTGCACATTTTACATGGATGCATAGTAAATgatatattttctatttcattattaGGAAATTGTGTCACCACATTTGCATTACACTAGTTGATGGAGGATCATCCTAGCCACCTAAATCATCAGGCTCAGAAGAGAAGAAATGTTGAATAGAAGAATCTTTGCTAGAAGATTCTCTCTGAAGCCTTGTAAATTTGTATAGAGTAATTAGGATTTTCTAATTCAGTCTTTAAAATTCTGTATTAGACTttttgggccttgtatttttgctaatttttagaTTAGAGTTGAAGAACTTAAAGGGAAGTCTACTTGGCATCCACATATGTGCCACATGAACACCTACATGGAACCTTTTCCTTCCTTTTTTTTCAAAGTGATTATTCTTCTTCTACATGGAGCAATGGACGCCTACTACTTTCCTTCTCCTATTTCTTATGCCACTTGTCACATCTTGAATGGAGAGCTTTGAGATACATGGATTGCCACATGACAACTCATGAATGGAGAATTTTTAGGTGTCACATGTCACTACATGAATGGAGAGTTTTTTAGTTCCATTAGTCACTTTTGACTCTATAAATATAAGCTCTTCTATTGTAAAAATAAGACTTGAATTGAGTAATGAATTTATACCTAAATGGTTTTCAAAAATTTTCTCAAATCTCACTTTTCTTTTGCACTCACTCTCTAAGTGTAAAAGCCTTAGAAAAAGCTAAAAGTTTGGTCTAACCTCCTTCCTAGCATCATTCTCCAAACCCAAACATATCTTCTCCAATATCATTCAATCATCTATAATCGAAGAACTTAAAGAAAGAGAGGGAGAACTTCATCAGTAggtttttgtctctaaaatacccctatttattcaatttattctccgataattttatttttattttttcctaatattattataaaataaccaCTACTTTGACATTCTTaaccaatataaaatttcaGACTATTCTTTTACTAATATTCACACAAATAACTTTAACCATTTCTTTACAATACACATCATCTTCAACAACTTCTTAACAAGTTTTACCAATATCACTTTTAAGTAATTGATTTCTTTCCCATATAAACTTATTTCTAACGAACCCCTTATGACATATTTTTTGGGAAACACTATCACAAAGAGGAAGAAAATATGCCATTCATTCTTTAACCCCTTGAGATATCAAAACATGCCTCATTAGCATAAAagaattaacaataaaaaatattattgggaGTAAACTTTGATAACCACTTCAGCTCTATCATTCTATGTACAACAGCTAATTTAAATGATAGAATAGTGAACTATACAACATTTGGTGGTGTTGAAATAGTGACCAAATTTGAATCAGGTGAAGGTGGAGGTGGTTCATTCTTGAGCAAAGCAGAATCATCTTCTGATATATCCAGCACCTCATGCTTGCTCTTACACTTCCCATCACTTCTTATATCCTCGAGTCTATCTAACACTTCTGCCATGGAGGGTCTGGCATCTTTGGAACTCTGCAAGCACTGAAACGCCAACTCAGCCACTGCATTGATCATCTTCCTGACCTTGAAATCAGAGTCAAACCCAAGAGTGGGATCCACAATCTCATGCAACGCACCACTTTGGATCTTCTTGATGGCCATGTTAGACAAGTTGATCTCATGCCTGCGCCTTGAGATATCAACCGCATGCATGGATGATACGAGCTCAATGAGCACCACCCCAAAGCTATAAACATCACTCTTATCAGTGAGGTGGTAGTACTCATGATACTCCGGATCCACATAACCAGGAGTCCCTTGTGGGGCAGTGGAAATGTGTGTGGCATGGGTTGGGAAGAGACGTGAGAGGCCAAAATCTGCTACTTTGACACTGAAGTGGTTGTCAAGGAGAATGTTGTTGGTTTTGACGTCTCTGTGAATGATGTCAGAAGCGTGGAGATACACCAATGCACTAGCAGTCTCAATGGCAATGTTCATTCTGATGTGCCAAGGGAGTGTGCCAGGTTTTGCTCTTTGACCATGAAGATGATCAGCAACGGTTCCATTTGGAACGTATTCGTATACCAACATAAGTTCTCTACTGTGGCGAGGAGTGCATCCGTATAGAGACACAAGGTTTTGGTGGTGTAGCCCAGTTAAGATCTCCACTTCATTCACGAATTGCTCAATTTTCAAACTGTTCTCGTACATTCTCTTCACTGCAACTAATCGTCCATCATGAAGTTTCCCTACACAACAAATTAATATATCACAATTCAAACCACACAAAGTTTTATCTCCTTATTCTCCTTGTATGCAAAGTTTTATAGAAATTAAGTTACTTAATTGTTAGATACCAACATTGCCTGGACCAACAACAAGATTCAAAATTGATGTTTAGTGAATAATTATAAGAAAGGACGATGAGTTTTACCAAAATACACTTTTCCAAATCCTCCGTCTCCTAGTTCTCTTTTAGGATCAAAGAAGTTTGTGGCCTCTTCAAGTTCACCATAGGTGAAGAAGTGGACTCCAAAGTATTTACTTCCCTTCTCTGAGTCTTCTAAAGAAGAACTATGTAGGATTCCTTTAGAATTACGTAGTACAGATGATGTTACTGCATGGAGataattcttcttcttttgacGACCATAATAGATGTAAAACCCAAGTCCAACAGCAATTGCACTCATCACAGCAGCACCAACGCCTAGCaaaaatcattcatatattaatgaaatatgtacaacattgtgaatatttttttcaagGATAATTGAATATATATTACCTATAACCACCTTCCTTTTCCAGTTCCATTTATCTCCTGAGGTCAACATAGAAGACAAAGAGGTGTCATGAATATTCAAGGAGGATATTGGaggaaaaaaactaattttgatgAGTTAGTGATTAGGTAATGAgaaactatattaaaaaaaaggatgAAAATTTATAAGTAACATATAGTCAAAGTCAACAAGCCAAAACAGTTTCACGCAGAATTACACTATAAAATCTGGATTAggggagaaaagaaaaaaaaccaaATCGAACATGGAAGAGTGGAATTTATGATTACACCATTATTGACTAATTCAGAGAAAGATATAGCATCAGTTTTGCAATACTTGTGAGGACCAAATTAGCAGCACTAAGGATAAAATAAACATGAGAAAAATGAATGCCCAAACACAACATAATCTCATATTATTCCCTGTGTTGACAGCAAATTCTGAAGAAATAAGTTTGAAGCCTCCTAAACCATAACCCACAAAAGACTCAACAACTTTGAAGATTCAGCAGCCACCTAAATCCTAATCATAGATTCCTGTAACAACATCTTTGAACACCAGCAATATTTTCATTAACAAAATTGTTTTCTGACTGGGTCAATGTCTATTTTTTCAGGGTTCCTAGTTCTATAGATTTCTAAAATAGCCATTGCCACAAGCTAGCGATGGTTCAATAGTCCGTTTAGAACAAAATGAATTTATTCTCAGAAGTTCAAATCCATATCTATATGTGCATGCAGGATACATGAATGAAGAgaaatgaagagaagagaagagaagagaaagaaggCATACTGTGAGGAGGAGAGCAATCTAAACCTTCACTTCCATTGGGgcaaaaacataaaaactgAGAATCATCATTGGCcccacatgttccattagataaaATGCATTCTAAGCAGTGTTGAACTTGTGCCTCTGAAATAAGATGTACTTCAAACCCTTTGCTCAAGGCTTGGTTGAGCCCTTCAATTCCCCCAGCAGGATCAAGTTCCTGTCCTACTTGCACTTCAATCCTAGGTCCTTCACAGTCCTGGACTTTCATAGTTGCAGGGTCCCCATAGAAAGCACCCATGTGCCCATCTTCCTTGCATGGAAAAGACCGTGTGCTATTTGAAATCAGGGAGTAGGGACAACCATAGTAGATGGttatgttcttaacattcaagtaACTAAAGAGATTTGAATCCACGGAATTGTTAGTTACGGCCGAGGAAGAGCAATTATCATAGACAAGGCGTGTTCGAACCATTTTCACGGTGTATTGAGCTGGATCAAAGTGAAGCACTTGGAAAGTTGCTGAGCCAAGTTGAATGGTGGAGTTCTGATTACCCTCACAGTTGAGCTTGAACAGGTGGTTGCTGGCACAATAACTGGGTCTGCTCCCTCCCCAGAAAGGGTAGTAGATGGACAATAATCCGCAGCTGAATGGCTTGCTACACTCATGGTGTTTGTTCTCTTCTTGGGAACTAATGGAGGCTACCAAGACCAAGAATATTGATGCATAGAATAAGAAGGTCATTGGAGCATTATCATCATCTTGCATTACCAAATTAGCCATAGAAGAAAAGAAGATATGGGAAATGAAAGAAGTGATTAATGTCTTTTCATTCTTCTTTTTGAATATTCAATTCATTGATTCACCTTCTGATTTTTCAATATTTGAGTTTCTTCTTCAAATCCTGGTCTTCGTTATAAACCTTCAACCTCGCCACCTCAACAGCCATTACAAGACACGACAACAAGTTATAGATATATAACAAACACTTATAAaatattgatgttttttttattaatataccATTAATCATGATTCACGAAACCATATTTaagattataataaaaaaatacagttTAATTAGATTTTTCAATTAGTATGAACACGGtatgatataaatatttttgaatttttgaatatCTGCCGTTCATAGCCCAAAAGCTTGATTAGAAGTTTTATATATAATCTCTTATCAAGAAAGCTCATCATATTATATGGTGTGTTTAAGTGTACTCACATCACAATTCACATATTTCAacaaatatacaaatatttCAAAGCTCTATCTGAACTACTTCTTTAATTACACATGTGATTACTTGATGTTGATCTAAATAATTTTGTCAGATATTGACTTTTCAAATTAAGGAAATGGTGGGGTCTTGAATACCGTTGTATTAAGTATTGTTTTCTGAAGTTTGACATTTCATTATAATATTGTTATTTAAGATGCTGATGTGGGCTGAGaagacatatatatataaaataagacATGATTGTGTGCGTGGTTTGACAAAgtcaaataaatatattagcAGAACAAATGGACAGTTACAGGGTGTATGCAACATGAACCACTCATCAACTTTAGAAAAGGAATGAACCAAACCACCACTAACAGTTTAAAACTCGATTTCATGATTCACTTGTTAAGCTTTATTCACAGATGAAATAAACAAAACTTAAACTAAATTCATTAAAGGAATTCAACTTCAACTATGTCTAGGTTATTCATGTTTTAATTGGATATATAaggaataatatattttatattattattttatatagatattttttataaaataaataaaaaataattataatttaaatgaaaTCCAACTAACAAGTTAAACCAAATCATTTGCgataaattaaatcaaattcatAGTTAAGTTTTGAGTTAAGTCAATTCTTATCTAATCAATTACATCCAACTTGATTCTCGAACATCTCTGTTAGCTCCCCCTCAAACAAACACTATTTGTTGAGCTCATAACATCTCCGTCTAAGCTCCACCTTAACTTaatgtttcttcttcttttgtctTCCACAGAGGTAGTTTTAAGACTTTAACCTTCTTATTAAGGTTTATTTCAATCTTTCTGAAGCATTTGATCTTCACcaagtttttctttctttaaattCTATATCTATCTTCTCCCCCTTAAGAACCATTGAAAGATGACTTTAGACCAAAGAAGGATGCATTCACCCCttaaattagtattatattttCCACCAAAGTAGAGAACATATAGTGTTCTTTTGGGTGCGAAGCTTTTTTCTTGTGGCACAATGTGCATCTAATGACTATCAAATGGTAGTTTTACCTAC
The sequence above is a segment of the Phaseolus vulgaris cultivar G19833 chromosome 2, P. vulgaris v2.0, whole genome shotgun sequence genome. Coding sequences within it:
- the LOC137811625 gene encoding LEAF RUST 10 DISEASE-RESISTANCEUS RECEPTOR-LIKE PROTEIN KINASE-like 1.2 translates to MANLVMQDDDNAPMTFLFYASIFLVLVASISSQEENKHHECSKPFSCGLLSIYYPFWGGSRPSYCASNHLFKLNCEGNQNSTIQLGSATFQVLHFDPAQYTVKMVRTRLVYDNCSSSAVTNNSVDSNLFSYLNVKNITIYYGCPYSLISNSTRSFPCKEDGHMGAFYGDPATMKVQDCEGPRIEVQVGQELDPAGGIEGLNQALSKGFEVHLISEAQVQHCLECILSNGTCGANDDSQFLCFCPNGSEGLDCSPPHRDKWNWKRKVVIGVGAAVMSAIAVGLGFYIYYGRQKKKNYLHAVTSSVLRNSKGILHSSSLEDSEKGSKYFGVHFFTYGELEEATNFFDPKRELGDGGFGKVYFGKLHDGRLVAVKRMYENSLKIEQFVNEVEILTGLHHQNLVSLYGCTPRHSRELMLVYEYVPNGTVADHLHGQRAKPGTLPWHIRMNIAIETASALVYLHASDIIHRDVKTNNILLDNHFSVKVADFGLSRLFPTHATHISTAPQGTPGYVDPEYHEYYHLTDKSDVYSFGVVLIELVSSMHAVDISRRRHEINLSNMAIKKIQSGALHEIVDPTLGFDSDFKVRKMINAVAELAFQCLQSSKDARPSMAEVLDRLEDIRSDGKCKSKHEVLDISEDDSALLKNEPPPPSPDSNLVTISTPPNVV